The DNA segment TTCCTTTGTAATTTAGtacatatacacatgtatacaaTTTATATAGGCTTCTTGTTTTCGTATCTTCTAGTGAGTTCTACGACATTAGTGAAATGTTAACGcaaacaattatttcaaaatacataatGGCAATTTGCATATTCGTCGCTCTCAAGTAGATCTTGAGACCGATAAAATATTAACCATTTAGTCGGGTTAGACTTTTGTCTTAATATAAATGAACCTTGTCATTAGCATGTAATATGGTTTGTTcatatatttaaaggtttttcgAAGTTCAACCGAAGTTGAAAGTACTGTTTCCAAAGATTGTCCGGATAAATGACCAAAATGAACTGGAACTTGGGACAGATATAGAAATGTTAAGAAAACATGCTTCAATTGTAATGCACAGTTTAGCTGCAGCTATTGAAAGTCTAGACGAATCAGAGGCCTTGAATTCCGTCCTTCTAGAAGTGGGACGTCAGCATGTTAAGCGTAATGTTAAATCCAAAATTATATTGGTAAGTATAATACAAACGGTAAGCTCATTCTCGCTATAATGTGACAAAGGAGCACGTAGACTGCAGGACCAAGTAAACATGgtaatcaaaaaataaaataaacacaaatattatgaaaaaacaGTATGAAATTTCGACAGGTATAATATAAGTCAGTACTTACTGTGAAAAATATCTGGGAAATTGTTTGGTACGTAATCatatgttatttgattttttttttaaaattaattcgCACATACGTAGTGACTTTTTAACAAGAAAGATGCGCGCAAACGTATTTTTTTTGCGTTTTGTAACTCGAACGTGTTGTTCacgtaaaagaaaaaaatcacgcAAAAATAACGCGACGTGTGAATCAAgttatacattgttttttttttaaagacattaaaCAACAGAATCATTTTTTTCCCGTAACCttataccaaattattttatCGTTGTATACATCAAGTAAAGTTagttcaaatatatatacaaaacaaatatgtggtatgatttccaatgtgACAACCTTCctaaagagaccaaatgacataaaattaacaactattggtcaccgtgaatgtttttttttttttgttgttgcaatatttcatttcatttctcaAGCCATGAAACGTATTAAATATAATAGCGTTTATATGATTGAATAGAGAGCAGTGAACTTGTCTAtggtattttattatttttataaaacgcAGTTGTGACTATGTCATCTTTATTTCAGCGTCTATGGCCTGCTCTCAGTTATGGGCTTGAGTCATATTTGAAGGAAAAGTACACGAAAGAATCGTCGACGGCTT comes from the Mytilus trossulus isolate FHL-02 chromosome 3, PNRI_Mtr1.1.1.hap1, whole genome shotgun sequence genome and includes:
- the LOC134709698 gene encoding cytoglobin-1-like isoform X2; the protein is MRFFEVQPKLKVLFPKIVRINDQNELELGTDIEMLRKHASIVMHSLAAAIESLDESEALNSVLLEVGRQHVKRNVKSKIILRLWPALSYGLESYLKEKYTKESSTAWKKVFFYIVKQMKLGMMASDSEEEATSSY
- the LOC134709698 gene encoding cytoglobin-1-like isoform X1; its protein translation is MGNKTPGKTKVGKENLNMYLTPRQRLLVQANLDDLKDDLSDLGLVVFVRFFEVQPKLKVLFPKIVRINDQNELELGTDIEMLRKHASIVMHSLAAAIESLDESEALNSVLLEVGRQHVKRNVKSKIILRLWPALSYGLESYLKEKYTKESSTAWKKVFFYIVKQMKLGMMASDSEEEATSSY